In the Onychostoma macrolepis isolate SWU-2019 chromosome 09, ASM1243209v1, whole genome shotgun sequence genome, one interval contains:
- the rrp1 gene encoding ribosomal RNA processing protein 1 homolog A, with protein MAPTQEAEIVFAQKLASNEKPVRSKALVKLRKYISARSERPEGFREEELLKIWKGLFYCMWMQDKPLLQEELSTKICRLLHSFRTLDSQFLYFKTFLQTMKREWNGIDRLRMDKFYQLVRFVFREVFEMLKRQKWESSVVSEFLQLFSSQLLQSSSAAPAGFVLHVLYLYMTELALVGSAELSAEQNQTFIEPFFKTMAKTKDRVLLKAIGSNIFNSIVDQVPFAIEDLQREIRQNAELDSSEESEDEQDTEEMKTESLSKNSLKTQGCEEDADEDEALLSEDMDANDDDTCGPVLQFDYAAIADRLFEVASHSNIQSFNRSKIYKFVKIFRDLSEGVFPQDEVEKVSADEDDEDDNRRRKRRRKKQKNKEKKDEESLNKSNGQSEPAAAADDTDISKNTKQKKKKRKNSGLKSAEPSEETLLDAGVTEEKRESDAESSRCDSEDQHSSCSEPAVTRLKKQRRKRTASRKTCEDADDCSEMEISVTSAEIVTLKKRKKLKRKAKGAECEVACLPASAVAPVDESTASASQKNTASDSSEAPRKTPVKKKKRKNVVSDLQETQDTSDSSKAPRKTPVKKKKRKNAASDAPQPVTNGEAHQEETVHTEDSQQPAGRLRTKKSKPRSAAVQLKPARKRRVNGHADQTSVKRPKISSEAKEPSLPATKEMQAKGFVLRQKKAPKPMFCKAAGYSSRAAGEKVLQASKSEMKKVTFGLKNNKTMEFRKMDQSSLLSPARQSRVPFDPKRTPKSGVLKSPTSSPAVTKRAMAADFF; from the exons ATGGCACCGACACAAGAAGCAGAAATCGTCTTCGCTCAGAAACTCGCGTCCAACGAGAAGCCCGTGAGGAGCAAAGCCCTGGTGAAGCTGAGGAAGTACATCAGCGCGCGCTCGGAGAGACCCGAAG GATTCAGAGAAGAAGAGCTGCTGAAGATCTGGAAGGGTCTGTTCTACTGCATGTGGATGCAGGACAAGCCGCTGCTGCAG GAGGAACTGTCCACAAAGATCTGCAGGCTGCTCCACAGCTTCCGGACGCTCGACAGCC AGTTCCTGTATTTTAAGACGTTTCTTCAGACCATGAAGAGAGAGTGGAACGGCATCGACAGACTGCGAATGGACAAATTCTACCAG CTCGTGCGCTTCGTGTTCAGAGAAGTGTTTGAGATGCTGAAGAGGCAGAAATGGGAGTCCAG TGTGGTGAGTGAGTTTCTCCAGCTCTTCTCGTCTCAGCTCCTGCAGAGCTCCAGCGCGGCTCCGGCTGGGTTCGTCCTCCACGTTCTCTATCTCTATATGACTGAACTGGCTCTCGTCGGCTCAGCTGAG CTGTCAGCAGAGCAGAACCAGACCTTCATTGAGCCTTTCTTCAAGACTATGGCCAAAACCAAAGA TCGGGTCCTGCTGAAGGCCATCGGCAGCAATATCTTTAACAGCATCGTTGATCAGGTTCCTTTCGCCATCGAGGATCTGCAGAGAGAGATTCGTCAGAACGCAGAACTGGACTCGAGCGAAGAGTCTGAAGACGAGCAGGACACCGAAGAGATGAAGACTGAATCCCTCTCTaaaaactccctgaaaactcaAG GTTGTGAGGAGGACGCTGATGAAGATGAGGCTTTGCTCTCAGAAGACATGGACGCTAACGATGACGACACGTGCGGACCTGTTCTTCAG TTCGATTATGCTGCAATCGCTGACCGTCTTTTTGAGGTGGCCAGTCACTCGAATATACAGAGCTTCAACAGATCCAAGATTTACAAGTTTGTGAAAAT TTTCCGAGACCTGAGTGAAG GTGTGTTCCCTCAGGATGAAGTGGAGAAGGTGTCCGCTGATGAAGACGATGAGGATGATAACCGCAGAAGGAAGAGACggagaaagaaacaaaagaataaAGAGAAGAAAGATGAAGAGTCACTGAATAAATCCAATG GTCAGTCGGAGCCGGCGGCTGCGGCAGATGACACGGACATATCAAAGAACAccaaacaaaagaagaaaaagagaaagaacagCGGTTTAAAGAGTGCTGAGCCCTCAGAGGAGACTCTGCTGGACGCTGGTGTAACCGAAGAGAAGCGGGAGTCTGATGCTGAATCATCACGGTGTGACAGTGAAGACCAGCACAGTTCATGCTCCGAGCCTGCTGTTACACGGCTGAAGAAGCAGCGGAGGAAGAGGACGGCTTCGAGGAAGACCTGTGAAGACGCAGATGACTGCTCAGAGATGGAAATCAGCGTGACATCAGCAGAGATCGTGACGCTGAAGAAGAGGAAAAAACTGAAGAGAAAAGCAAAAGGAGCAGAATGTGAAGTCGCTTGTTTACCAGCCTCGGCCGTCGCTCCTGTAGATGAGTCAACAGCCTCCGCATCACAGAAGAACACCGCCTCTGACTCCTCTGAAGCCCCTCGAAAAACACCagtgaagaagaagaaacggAAGAACGTCGTTTCAGATTTACAGGAGACACAAGACACCTCTGACTCCTCTAAAGCCCCTCGAAAAACACCagtgaagaagaagaaacggAAGAACGCCGCCTCAGACGCTCCGCAGCCAGTGACCAATGGAGAAGCTCATCAGGAGGAGACGGTCCACACCGAAGACTCGCAGCAGCCTGCTGGACGACTGAGAACCAAGAAGAGCAAGCCGAGGTCAGCCGCTGTCCAGCTCAAACCAGCGAGGAAGAGGAGGGTGAACGGACACGCCGACCAGACCAGCGTCAAGAGACCCAAGATCAGCAGC GAAGCTAAAGAGCCTTCACTTCCAGCCACTAAAGAGATGCAGGCGAAAGGGTTTGTCCTCAGACAGAAGAAAGCTCCCAAACCCATGTTCTGTAAAGCTGCGGGATACAGCTCACGCGCGGCCGGGGAGAAG gTTTTGCAAGCttcaaaatctgaaatgaagAAAGTTACATTTGGCCTCaagaataataaaacaatgg AGTTCAGAAAGATGGACCAAAGCTCGCTGCTGAGTCCGGCCAGACAGTCCCGCGTGCCCTTTGACCCCAAGAGGACGCCAAAGTCCGGGGTGTTGAAGTCGCCCACGTCATCGCCTGCCGTCACCAAGAGAGCCATGGCAGcagatttcttttaa
- the LOC131547198 gene encoding uncharacterized protein LOC131547198 isoform X1, with protein MLIEAAGLHFSTVCSTEEKSRLHLGWAEGSGMMKGIIPKNKTKGTDFCGVKDYYYIIRSDLGCYMQSSNFNKGTDLTIFSLHPTCQNGDHYLGHQDGYFYIIKGHSYRRVTDLSTDGGAVVYSLHPNCQGGDHYLSAFGKFYIIFQGKGTYRRTTNMNQDSDAVEYDLHPNCRDGLYYWGLPNHYYFLKPVSEWGVEYYKATNFNKDECVGVYSVHPDVVNFLPGGLSVTKGPAFGIWENIKTITNDSNTPVTWQKRVNKKVGYNKEKMSQITHNWNIATSASIESGALSGLIAKWQFSFSAEYGGSHVSTETESWNEATEVEEQLSFELKPNESLYLWQYKLGLGQEPVLFCRDLKIDDEPNPPAEIPLPPAQT; from the exons atgt TGATAGAAGCTGCGGGCTTGCATTTTTCTACTgtatgttctactgaagaaaaaagtcgcctacatcttggatgggctgaag GTTCAGGCATGATGAAAGGCATTATTCCCAAGAACAAAACCAAAGGTACTGATTTCTGCGGAGTGAAAGACTACTATTACATAATCCGGTCTGATCTCGGCTGCTATATGCAGTCAAGTAATTTCAATAAAGGTACAGATCTCACTATTTTCAGTCTGCACCCTACCTGCCAAAATGGAGACCATTACCTTGGTCATCAGGATGGCTACTTCTACATCATCAAGGGCCATTCTTATCGCAGGGTCACCGATCTGTCGACAGACGGTGGTGCTGTAGTTTACAGCCTTCATCCCAACTGCCAGGGTGGAGACCACTACCTCTCAGCCTTTGGCAAGTTTTACATCATCTTCCAAGGTAAGGGCACTTACCGAAGAACGACAAACATGAATCAAGACTCGGATGCTGTAGAATATGACCTGCATCCCAACTGCAGAGATGGTCTCTATTACTGGGGCCTGCCAAACCACTACTACTTCCTCAAGCCGGTCTCAGAGTGGGGAGTTGAGTACTACAAAGCTACCAACTTCAACAAAGACGAGTGTGTCGGTGTCTATTCTGTTCATCCCGATGTTGTTAACTTCCTGCCTGGTGGCCTTTCAGTAACTAAAGGCCCAGCATTTGGCATTTGGgagaatattaaaacaataactAATGACAGCAATACACCAGTGACATGGCAAAAGAGAGTTAATAAAAAGGTTGGCTACAATAAGGAGAAGATGTCCCAGATCACGCACAACTGGAATATAGCCACATCAGCCTCAATTGAATCTGGAGCCCTTTCAGGGTTAATTGCGAAGTGGCAGTTCTCCTTTTCTGCAGAATATGGAGGTTCACATGTCAGCACTGAAACCGAAAGCTGGAATGAAGCGACTGAAGTGGAAGAACAACTCTCATTTGAGCTGAAGCCGAATGAAAGTTTATATCTGTGGCAGTACAAACTGGGTCTTGGACAAGAACCAGTGTTGTTCTGCCGTGATTTGAAGATTGACGATGAGCCTAACCCTCCGGCTGAAATCCCACTGCCACCTGCACAAACATGA
- the cldn10l2 gene encoding claudin 10-like 2, whose product MRKSLIQVFGFLISTFGWLFVSCTLAMDYWRVFYVGGKGGNWMIKATWYWSNLWKDCVMDTSSVTDCRDYDALWAVTPYVQGVRGLLLIGMSLGLVAAVLCFIGMDCTYIGGSEKNKDRILFFGAAFHFVGGVSALAAYCLYTNRVVSSAFSPTVDRSIIRYGLGTPIFFGLIGSFFIILGSVLYAVTIIPARKLIAFTRTAYAAPSYARRSASKALYTSAYYAPSRQSILLSQSSSSRISRMSQATGDKISPRDTFV is encoded by the exons ATGAGGAAAAGTCTAATTCAGGTGTTTGGATTCTTGATTTCTACTTTTGGCTGGCTGTTTGTGAGCTGCACGCTCGCCATGGACTACTGGAGAGTCTTCTATGTGGGCGGCAAAGGCGGCAACTGGATGATCAAGGCGACGTGGTACTGGTCAAACCTGTGGAAGGACTGCGTGATGGACACCTCGTCCGTCACTGACTGCAGGGACTACGATGCGCTGTGGGCCGTCACGC CGTATGTTCAGGGAGTCCGAGGCCTGCTTCTGATCGGCATGAGTCTGGGGCTCGTCGCCGCTGTGCTCTGCTTTATCGGGATGGACTGCACCTACATTGGTGGAAGTGAGAAAAACAAAGACAGAATATTATTTTTCGGAGCAGCTTTTCATTTTGTTGGTG GTGTGTCGGCGCTTGCGGCGTATTGTTTATACACAAACAGGGTCGTCAGCTCTGCCTTTTCACCCACCGTTGACAGAAGCATTATAAG GTATGGGTTAGGAACTCCAATATTCTTTGGATTGATTGGAAGTTTCTTTATAATTCTTGGATCTGTATTGTATGCTGTGACGATCATCCCAGCCAG AAAGTTGATTGCATTTACAAGAACAGCATACGCCGCTCCATCGTACGCCCGGCGGTCAGCGAGTAAAGCACTGTACACTTCTGCATACTACGCACCCTCGAGACAGTCTATACTTCTCAGCCAATCAAGCAGCTCTCGCATCTCCAGGATGTCACAGGCCACTGGCGACAAAATATCTCCCAGAGACACATTTGTGTGA
- the LOC131547198 gene encoding uncharacterized protein LOC131547198 isoform X2 yields the protein MCSGMMKGIIPKNKTKGTDFCGVKDYYYIIRSDLGCYMQSSNFNKGTDLTIFSLHPTCQNGDHYLGHQDGYFYIIKGHSYRRVTDLSTDGGAVVYSLHPNCQGGDHYLSAFGKFYIIFQGKGTYRRTTNMNQDSDAVEYDLHPNCRDGLYYWGLPNHYYFLKPVSEWGVEYYKATNFNKDECVGVYSVHPDVVNFLPGGLSVTKGPAFGIWENIKTITNDSNTPVTWQKRVNKKVGYNKEKMSQITHNWNIATSASIESGALSGLIAKWQFSFSAEYGGSHVSTETESWNEATEVEEQLSFELKPNESLYLWQYKLGLGQEPVLFCRDLKIDDEPNPPAEIPLPPAQT from the exons atgt GTTCAGGCATGATGAAAGGCATTATTCCCAAGAACAAAACCAAAGGTACTGATTTCTGCGGAGTGAAAGACTACTATTACATAATCCGGTCTGATCTCGGCTGCTATATGCAGTCAAGTAATTTCAATAAAGGTACAGATCTCACTATTTTCAGTCTGCACCCTACCTGCCAAAATGGAGACCATTACCTTGGTCATCAGGATGGCTACTTCTACATCATCAAGGGCCATTCTTATCGCAGGGTCACCGATCTGTCGACAGACGGTGGTGCTGTAGTTTACAGCCTTCATCCCAACTGCCAGGGTGGAGACCACTACCTCTCAGCCTTTGGCAAGTTTTACATCATCTTCCAAGGTAAGGGCACTTACCGAAGAACGACAAACATGAATCAAGACTCGGATGCTGTAGAATATGACCTGCATCCCAACTGCAGAGATGGTCTCTATTACTGGGGCCTGCCAAACCACTACTACTTCCTCAAGCCGGTCTCAGAGTGGGGAGTTGAGTACTACAAAGCTACCAACTTCAACAAAGACGAGTGTGTCGGTGTCTATTCTGTTCATCCCGATGTTGTTAACTTCCTGCCTGGTGGCCTTTCAGTAACTAAAGGCCCAGCATTTGGCATTTGGgagaatattaaaacaataactAATGACAGCAATACACCAGTGACATGGCAAAAGAGAGTTAATAAAAAGGTTGGCTACAATAAGGAGAAGATGTCCCAGATCACGCACAACTGGAATATAGCCACATCAGCCTCAATTGAATCTGGAGCCCTTTCAGGGTTAATTGCGAAGTGGCAGTTCTCCTTTTCTGCAGAATATGGAGGTTCACATGTCAGCACTGAAACCGAAAGCTGGAATGAAGCGACTGAAGTGGAAGAACAACTCTCATTTGAGCTGAAGCCGAATGAAAGTTTATATCTGTGGCAGTACAAACTGGGTCTTGGACAAGAACCAGTGTTGTTCTGCCGTGATTTGAAGATTGACGATGAGCCTAACCCTCCGGCTGAAATCCCACTGCCACCTGCACAAACATGA
- the cldn10b gene encoding claudin-10, whose amino-acid sequence MSNMAREILAFILTTSGWVLVSSTLPTDYWKVSSIDGTVITTATFWSNLWKTCVTDSTGVSNCKDFPSMLALDGYIQVCRGLMIAAVCLGFFGAIFALIGMKCTKIGGPDQTKARIVCMSGITFICTGLCSLSACSLYAHRITSEFFDPMFVAQKYELGAALFIGWAGSTLCLLGGALFCLSLSDGMSSNRSPHPSDRRAFVNSGASLMSRAMPQSQSAHTRRPPPEYSSTSQHFDKNAYV is encoded by the exons ATGAGTAACATGGCAAGAGAGATCCTGGCGTTTATACTCACTACCTCGGGCTGGGTGCTGGTGTCCTCCACCTTACCTACAGACTACTGGAAGGTGTCTTCAATCGATGGCACTGTTATCACAACAGCCACCTTCTGGTCCAACTTGTGGAAAACATGTGTGACAGACTCTACTGGAGTCTCCAACTGCAAAGACTTCCCTTCGATGCTGGCACTGGACG GTTATATCCAGGTGTGTCGGGGGCTGATGATCGCTGCTGTCTGTCTTGGTTTCTTTGGAGCGATCTTTGCTCTGATCGGCATGAAGTGCACTAAGATCGGTGGTCCCGACCAAACCAAAGCCAGAATCGTCTGCATGTCTGGGATCACCTTCATTTGTACTG GTCTGTGTTCTCTGAGCGCCTGCTCTCTGTACGCTCACAGGATCACCTCAGAGTTTTTCGACCCCATGTTTGTTGCGCAAAA GTATGAGCTGGGCGCTGCGTTGTTCATCGGCTGGGCCGGATCCACGCTGTGTCTCCTCGGAGGAGCGCTCTTCTGCCTGTCGCTGTCTGACGGCATGAGCAGCAA CAGGTCGCCGCATCCATCGGACAGAAGAGCTTTCGTCAACAGCGGAGCATCTTTAATGTCTCGTGCGATGCCACAGAGTCAGTCGGCACACACCCGGAGACCTCCGCCAGAATACAGCAGCACTTCCCAACACTTCGACAAAAACGCCTACGTATAG